Proteins encoded by one window of Superficieibacter sp. HKU1:
- the fdhD gene encoding formate dehydrogenase accessory sulfurtransferase FdhD, translating into MNEIYPKRDKNVTNITGCRQVSLWKRDNLQHSQPDALAEEVPVALVYNGISHVVMMASPKDLEHFAVGFSLSEGIIENQNEIYGMDVVQACNGLEVQIELSSRRFMGLKERRRALAGRTGCGVCGVEQLNDIGKPIAPLPFTQTFALADLDRGLGQLRDFQPIGQLTGCTHAAAWMLPSGELAGGHEDVGRHVALDKLLGRRAQEGNRWQSGAVLVSSRASYEMVQKSAMCGVEILFAVSAATTLAVEVAERCNLTLVGFCKPGRATIYTHPQRLVTS; encoded by the coding sequence GTGAATGAAATTTACCCCAAAAGGGATAAAAATGTGACGAACATCACAGGTTGCCGCCAGGTTAGCCTCTGGAAACGCGATAATTTGCAACATTCTCAGCCCGATGCGCTTGCAGAAGAGGTGCCTGTCGCCCTGGTTTACAACGGCATCTCTCATGTGGTGATGATGGCATCTCCGAAAGATCTGGAGCATTTTGCGGTCGGTTTTTCCTTATCCGAAGGGATTATAGAAAACCAAAACGAGATCTACGGGATGGATGTGGTTCAGGCGTGCAACGGTCTGGAGGTGCAAATTGAGCTTTCCAGCCGCCGTTTCATGGGGCTGAAAGAACGCCGCCGCGCACTGGCCGGACGCACCGGCTGCGGGGTCTGCGGTGTTGAACAGCTTAACGATATCGGTAAGCCCATTGCGCCGCTGCCGTTTACGCAAACTTTCGCCCTGGCCGATCTCGATCGCGGGCTGGGCCAGCTGCGTGATTTTCAGCCCATCGGCCAGCTGACCGGCTGTACCCATGCTGCCGCCTGGATGCTGCCTTCCGGCGAACTGGCGGGCGGACATGAAGACGTCGGTCGCCACGTGGCGCTGGATAAGCTGCTGGGACGTCGTGCGCAGGAAGGCAATCGCTGGCAGTCGGGTGCGGTACTGGTTTCCAGCCGTGCCAGCTATGAAATGGTGCAAAAATCGGCGATGTGCGGGGTGGAGATTTTGTTTGCCGTGTCGGCAGCCACGACGCTGGCGGTAGAAGTGGCGGAACGCTGTAACCTGACGCTGGTGGGATTCTGTAAGCCGGGGAGGGCAACGATTTATACGCATCCGCAACGGCTGGTGACGAGTTAA
- the fdnG gene encoding formate dehydrogenase-N subunit alpha, with the protein MQVSRRQFFKICAGGMAGTTAAALGFAPGVALAETRQYKLLRTRETRNTCTYCSVGCGLLMYSLGDGAKNAKSSIFHIEGDPDHPVNRGALCPKGAGLIDFIHSDSRLKYPEYRAPGSDKWQRISWEEAFDRIAKLMKEDRDANFIAQNDEGTTVNRWLSTGMLCASASSNETGYLTQKFTRALGMLAVDNQARVUHGPTVASLAPTFGRGAMTNHWVDMKNANLIVVMGGNAAEAHPVGFRWAMEAKIHNGAKLIVIDPRFTRTASVADFYAPIRSGTDIAFLSGVMLYLLNNEKYNREYTEAYTNASLIVREDFGFDDGLFTGYDPEKRKYDKESWNYELDERGFAKRDTTLQHPRCVWNLLKKHISRYTPDVVENICGTPQADFLKVCEYIAETSAHDKTASFLYALGWTQHSVGAQNIRTMAMIQLLLGNMGMAGGGVNALRGHSNIQGLTDLGLLSQSLPGYMTLPNDKQDTLETYFAGNTTKPLQENQVNYWSNYPKFFVSMMKAFYGDKATAENDWGFEWLPKWDKAYDVLQYFDMMAKGQVNGYLCQGFNPVASFPNKNKVVSSLSKLKFLVTIDPLNTETSTFWQNHGESNDVDPSKIQTEVFRLPSTCFAEENGSIVNSGRWLQWHWKGQDGPGEALNDGEILAGIFLRLRKMYAADGGALPEPVLNMTWNYLTPENPSPEEVAMESNGKALEDITDPTTGLLLAKKGNQLASFAHLRDDGTTSSGCWIFAGSWTPDGNQMARRDNADPSGLGNTLGWAWAWPLNRRILYNRASADPQGKPWDPKRQLLSYGNGKWAGADIPDYNTAPPGSDVGPFIMLQEGVGRLFATDKMAEGPFPEHYEPFETPLGTNPLHPNVISNPAARVFKDDMDAMGKADKFPYVGTTYRLTEHFHYWTKHALLNSIAQPEQFVEIGEKLANKLGIAQGDTVKVSSNRGYIKAKAVVTKRIRTLKVNNQDVDTIGIPIHWGYEGVAKKGFIANTLTPVVGDANTQTPEFKAFLVNVEKV; encoded by the coding sequence ATGCAGGTCAGCAGAAGGCAGTTCTTTAAGATCTGCGCTGGCGGTATGGCAGGCACGACGGCAGCGGCGCTGGGTTTTGCCCCAGGCGTAGCGCTGGCGGAAACGCGGCAATATAAACTGTTGCGTACCCGCGAAACCCGTAATACCTGTACGTACTGCTCCGTTGGCTGTGGGCTATTAATGTATAGCCTCGGCGACGGAGCCAAAAACGCCAAGTCATCCATTTTCCACATCGAAGGGGACCCGGACCATCCGGTAAACCGCGGTGCGCTTTGCCCGAAAGGCGCGGGACTCATAGACTTTATCCACTCTGACAGCCGCCTGAAGTATCCGGAATATCGCGCGCCAGGGTCGGATAAATGGCAGCGAATCAGTTGGGAAGAGGCGTTCGATCGCATCGCTAAACTGATGAAAGAAGATCGCGATGCCAATTTCATCGCGCAGAATGACGAAGGCACCACCGTTAACCGCTGGCTTTCCACCGGTATGCTGTGCGCTTCCGCATCCAGTAACGAAACCGGCTATTTAACGCAGAAATTTACCCGCGCACTCGGCATGTTAGCCGTCGACAACCAGGCGCGTGTCTGACACGGACCAACGGTAGCAAGTCTTGCTCCAACATTTGGTCGCGGTGCGATGACCAACCACTGGGTCGACATGAAGAACGCCAACCTCATCGTCGTGATGGGTGGGAACGCGGCAGAAGCGCATCCGGTAGGATTCCGCTGGGCGATGGAAGCCAAGATCCACAATGGCGCGAAGCTGATTGTGATCGATCCGCGCTTTACGCGTACTGCCTCGGTGGCCGATTTCTATGCGCCGATTCGTTCAGGTACTGACATTGCTTTCCTGTCAGGCGTCATGCTGTACCTGCTAAACAACGAAAAATACAACCGCGAATACACCGAAGCCTATACCAACGCCAGCCTGATCGTGCGTGAAGATTTTGGCTTTGATGACGGTCTGTTTACCGGCTATGACCCGGAAAAACGCAAATACGACAAAGAAAGCTGGAACTATGAGCTGGACGAACGCGGCTTTGCGAAACGGGACACCACGCTGCAACACCCGCGCTGCGTGTGGAATCTGCTGAAAAAGCATATTTCCCGCTACACGCCGGACGTGGTCGAAAACATCTGCGGTACGCCTCAGGCGGACTTCCTGAAGGTCTGCGAGTATATCGCAGAAACCAGCGCGCACGATAAAACCGCGTCATTCCTGTATGCGCTCGGCTGGACCCAGCACTCGGTGGGTGCGCAAAACATCCGCACGATGGCGATGATCCAGCTGCTGCTTGGCAACATGGGAATGGCAGGCGGCGGCGTTAACGCCCTGCGCGGTCACTCCAACATTCAGGGTCTGACCGACCTCGGCCTGCTGTCGCAAAGCCTGCCGGGCTACATGACGCTGCCGAATGACAAGCAGGACACGCTTGAAACCTACTTTGCCGGTAACACCACTAAGCCGTTACAGGAAAATCAGGTTAACTACTGGAGCAATTACCCGAAATTCTTCGTCTCCATGATGAAGGCGTTTTACGGCGATAAAGCGACGGCTGAAAACGACTGGGGCTTTGAGTGGCTGCCGAAGTGGGACAAAGCCTACGACGTACTGCAGTATTTCGACATGATGGCCAAAGGCCAGGTGAACGGTTATCTCTGCCAGGGCTTCAACCCGGTGGCGTCGTTCCCGAACAAAAATAAAGTGGTCTCTTCACTGTCGAAGCTGAAGTTCCTCGTAACTATCGATCCGCTCAACACCGAAACCTCGACCTTCTGGCAGAACCACGGTGAGTCGAACGATGTCGATCCGTCGAAAATTCAGACCGAAGTGTTCCGTCTGCCGTCCACCTGCTTTGCCGAAGAAAACGGTTCTATCGTCAACTCCGGACGCTGGTTGCAGTGGCACTGGAAAGGTCAGGACGGACCGGGCGAAGCGCTGAACGACGGCGAAATCCTCGCGGGCATCTTCCTGCGCCTGCGTAAGATGTATGCTGCCGACGGTGGCGCGCTGCCGGAACCGGTGCTGAACATGACCTGGAACTACCTGACGCCGGAGAATCCGTCGCCGGAAGAAGTCGCGATGGAGAGCAACGGTAAGGCGCTGGAAGATATTACCGATCCGACGACCGGGCTGTTACTGGCGAAAAAAGGCAATCAGCTGGCCTCGTTTGCGCATCTGCGCGATGACGGTACGACGTCCAGCGGCTGCTGGATCTTCGCCGGAAGCTGGACGCCGGACGGTAACCAGATGGCTCGCCGCGATAACGCCGACCCGTCAGGGCTGGGGAATACGCTGGGCTGGGCCTGGGCATGGCCGCTGAACCGCCGCATCCTGTATAACCGCGCCTCTGCCGATCCGCAGGGTAAACCGTGGGATCCGAAGCGTCAGCTGCTCTCATACGGCAATGGCAAATGGGCTGGCGCGGATATTCCGGATTACAACACCGCGCCTCCGGGCAGCGATGTTGGACCGTTTATCATGCTGCAGGAAGGCGTAGGCCGCCTGTTCGCTACCGATAAGATGGCGGAAGGGCCGTTCCCGGAACACTACGAACCGTTTGAAACGCCGCTGGGCACCAACCCGCTACACCCGAACGTGATTTCCAACCCGGCAGCCCGCGTCTTTAAAGACGACATGGATGCCATGGGGAAAGCCGATAAGTTCCCGTATGTGGGCACTACTTATCGTCTGACGGAGCACTTCCACTACTGGACCAAGCATGCGCTGTTGAACTCCATCGCGCAGCCGGAGCAGTTTGTGGAAATCGGCGAGAAGCTGGCGAATAAGCTCGGCATCGCGCAGGGCGATACGGTAAAAGTCTCCTCTAACCGCGGCTATATCAAGGCCAAAGCAGTGGTGACCAAACGTATCCGCACGCTGAAGGTGAATAATCAGGATGTCGATACTATCGGTATTCCGATTCACTGGGGTTATGAGGGCGTGGCGAAGAAAGGCTTTATTGCCAACACGCTGACGCCGGTCGTTGGCGATGCGAACACCCAGACGCCGGAGTTTAAGGCGTTCCTGGTGAACGTGGAAAAGGTGTAA
- the fdxH gene encoding formate dehydrogenase subunit beta: MAYQSQDIIRRSATNGFTPAPQARDHQQEVAKLIDVTTCIGCKACQVACSEWNDIRDDVGHNVGVYDNPADLTAKSWTVMRFSEVEQNDKLEWLIRKDGCMHCADPGCLKACPSEGAIIQYANGIVDFQSEQCIGCGYCIAGCPFDVPRLNPEDNRVYKCTLCVDRVVVGQEPACVKTCPTGAIHFGSKEDMKVLAGERVNELKTRGYDNAGLYDPAGVGGTHVMYVLHHADKPNLYHGLPENPEISQTVKFWKGIWKPLAAVGFAATFAASIFHYVGVGPNRAEEDEDNLHEEKDEVRK, from the coding sequence ATGGCTTATCAATCGCAAGACATTATCCGTCGTTCCGCGACTAACGGTTTCACCCCCGCGCCACAGGCGCGGGATCACCAGCAAGAGGTGGCGAAGCTTATCGACGTCACCACCTGTATCGGCTGTAAAGCCTGTCAGGTGGCGTGTTCAGAGTGGAACGACATTCGTGATGACGTGGGTCACAACGTCGGGGTCTATGACAATCCGGCAGACTTGACCGCTAAATCCTGGACGGTGATGCGCTTCTCGGAAGTCGAGCAGAACGACAAACTGGAGTGGCTGATCCGCAAGGATGGCTGTATGCACTGCGCCGATCCGGGCTGCCTGAAGGCGTGCCCGTCGGAAGGGGCTATCATTCAGTATGCCAACGGGATTGTCGACTTCCAGTCCGAACAGTGCATCGGCTGCGGCTACTGCATCGCGGGCTGCCCGTTCGACGTGCCGCGCCTGAATCCGGAAGATAACCGCGTCTACAAATGCACCCTGTGCGTGGACCGCGTTGTCGTCGGCCAGGAGCCAGCCTGCGTGAAAACCTGCCCGACCGGCGCTATCCACTTTGGCTCCAAAGAGGATATGAAGGTGCTGGCTGGTGAGCGCGTTAACGAGCTGAAAACCCGTGGTTATGATAACGCGGGCCTGTACGATCCGGCGGGCGTTGGCGGTACACACGTCATGTACGTGCTGCATCATGCCGACAAGCCGAATCTGTATCACGGCCTGCCGGAGAATCCGGAAATCAGCCAGACCGTGAAGTTCTGGAAAGGCATCTGGAAACCGCTTGCGGCGGTCGGCTTTGCCGCGACCTTCGCAGCCAGTATCTTCCACTACGTTGGTGTCGGCCCGAACCGCGCAGAAGAAGATGAAGACAATCTGCACGAAGAGAAAGACGAGGTGCGCAAATGA
- the fdoI gene encoding formate dehydrogenase cytochrome b556 subunit produces MKRRDTIVRYTAPERINHWVTAFCFVLAAVSGLGFFFPSFNWLMHILGTPQLARILHPFVGVVMFASFIIMFFRYWHHNLINRDDIFWAKNIRKIVVNEEVGDTGRYNFGQKCVFWAAIILLVLLLASGVVIWRPYFAPVFSIPVIRFALMLHSFAAVGLIVVIMVHIYAALWVKGTITAMVEGWVTKTWARKHHPRWYSEVRQKEEKSSE; encoded by the coding sequence ATGAAAAGACGTGACACCATCGTGCGCTACACGGCACCGGAACGTATCAACCACTGGGTCACCGCCTTCTGCTTCGTGCTGGCGGCGGTGAGCGGACTGGGATTTTTCTTCCCGTCCTTCAACTGGCTGATGCACATTCTGGGCACGCCGCAGCTGGCGCGCATTCTGCATCCGTTCGTCGGGGTGGTGATGTTTGCTTCTTTCATCATCATGTTTTTCCGTTACTGGCATCACAACCTAATCAATCGGGATGATATCTTTTGGGCGAAGAATATTCGTAAGATCGTCGTCAACGAGGAAGTGGGCGATACCGGACGCTATAACTTCGGTCAGAAATGCGTGTTCTGGGCGGCCATCATTCTGCTGGTGCTGTTGCTGGCGAGCGGCGTGGTCATCTGGCGTCCGTACTTTGCGCCTGTTTTCTCAATCCCGGTGATCCGATTTGCGCTGATGCTGCATTCATTTGCCGCAGTAGGGTTAATTGTGGTTATCATGGTGCATATTTACGCCGCCCTGTGGGTGAAAGGCACCATTACCGCGATGGTGGAAGGCTGGGTAACCAAAACGTGGGCGAGAAAGCATCACCCGCGCTGGTACAGTGAAGTCCGCCAGAAAGAGGAAAAGTCATCTGAATGA
- the fdhE gene encoding formate dehydrogenase accessory protein FdhE — protein MSIRIIPQDELGSGEKRTADMIPPLLFPRLKNVYNRRAERLRELAENNPLGDYLRFAALIAHAQEVVLYDHPLEMDLTARIKEAAAQGKPPLDIHILPRDKHWHKLLHSLIAELKPEMSGPALAVIENLEKASEQELELMASALFAANFASVSSDKAPFIWAALSLYWAQMASLIPGKARAEYGEQRQFCPVCGSMPVSSIVQIGTTQGLRYLHCNLCETEWHVVRIKCSNCEQTRDLHYWSLDNEQASVKAESCGDCGTYLKILYQEKDPNVEPVADDLASLVLDARMEQEGFARSSINPFLFPGEGE, from the coding sequence ATGAGTATTCGCATAATCCCGCAAGATGAGCTGGGTTCGGGCGAAAAACGCACGGCGGATATGATTCCGCCGTTATTGTTCCCCAGACTCAAAAACGTGTACAACCGCCGTGCTGAACGCCTGCGCGAGCTGGCCGAAAATAACCCGCTGGGCGACTACCTGCGCTTTGCCGCGCTGATCGCCCACGCTCAGGAAGTGGTGCTGTACGATCATCCGCTGGAGATGGATCTGACAGCTCGCATCAAAGAAGCTGCTGCACAGGGCAAGCCGCCGCTGGATATTCACATCCTGCCGCGCGACAAGCACTGGCATAAGCTGCTGCATTCGCTGATTGCCGAGCTGAAGCCGGAAATGAGCGGCCCGGCGCTGGCGGTGATCGAGAATCTCGAAAAGGCGTCTGAGCAGGAGCTGGAGTTAATGGCGAGCGCGCTATTCGCCGCCAACTTCGCCTCCGTCAGCAGCGATAAAGCCCCGTTTATCTGGGCCGCGCTGTCGCTGTACTGGGCACAAATGGCGAGCCTGATCCCCGGCAAAGCCCGCGCCGAATACGGCGAGCAGCGCCAGTTCTGCCCGGTCTGCGGTTCAATGCCGGTCTCCAGTATCGTGCAAATCGGTACCACCCAGGGGCTGCGTTACCTGCACTGCAACCTGTGCGAAACCGAGTGGCACGTGGTGCGCATCAAGTGCAGCAACTGTGAGCAGACCCGCGATTTGCACTACTGGTCGCTGGATAACGAGCAGGCTTCGGTAAAAGCCGAAAGCTGCGGCGACTGCGGCACTTATCTGAAGATTCTGTATCAGGAAAAAGACCCGAACGTGGAGCCAGTCGCTGACGATCTGGCCTCGCTGGTGCTTGACGCCCGCATGGAGCAGGAAGGTTTTGCGCGCAGCTCCATTAACCCGTTTTTGTTCCCGGGTGAAGGGGAGTAG
- a CDS encoding type II toxin-antitoxin system VapC family toxin encodes MKGKALFDTNILIDLFNGHREAMSALEAYPPQHAISLVTWMEVMVGAKKYHREHQTRMALSAFNIIGISQDIAERSVNLRQEFGLKLPDAIILATAQHHRYTMVTRNTKDFAGIPGVVTPYQF; translated from the coding sequence ATGAAAGGAAAGGCGCTCTTTGATACCAATATCCTGATCGATCTGTTTAATGGCCATCGTGAGGCGATGTCAGCACTTGAGGCTTATCCTCCACAGCATGCTATTAGTCTCGTTACCTGGATGGAAGTGATGGTCGGGGCGAAAAAATATCACCGGGAACATCAAACGCGTATGGCGTTGAGCGCTTTTAATATTATTGGTATATCGCAGGATATTGCGGAACGGAGCGTAAATCTCAGGCAAGAGTTCGGCTTAAAACTGCCGGACGCTATCATTCTCGCCACGGCTCAGCATCATCGCTATACGATGGTTACGCGGAATACAAAGGATTTCGCAGGCATACCCGGGGTCGTAACGCCTTATCAATTTTGA
- a CDS encoding CopG family transcriptional regulator, which translates to MSMVAGIDMGRILLDLSDDVIKRLDDLKHQRGLPRAELLREAVEEYLERQNQAKAAIANALGLWQGFEEDGVEFERALREEWER; encoded by the coding sequence ATGAGCATGGTGGCAGGCATCGATATGGGCAGAATACTTCTTGATTTGTCTGATGACGTTATCAAGCGGCTTGACGATCTTAAGCACCAGCGCGGCCTTCCGCGGGCTGAGTTGCTGCGTGAAGCGGTTGAAGAATACCTTGAAAGGCAGAATCAGGCTAAAGCAGCCATCGCTAATGCGCTTGGGCTGTGGCAGGGTTTTGAAGAAGATGGTGTTGAGTTTGAAAGAGCGCTGCGCGAGGAGTGGGAGCGATGA
- a CDS encoding shikimate kinase: MTDSIFLIGPGGAGKSTVGKLLSGILGYILIDLDNEFCDRIINIREYIKIHGYESYLEQNSALLKKMLVENSQHNTLFILSSGFLSTDIRADIVEKNKRMVRENGFSVLLMPSPNYNEALECIIDRQLNRGFSLVREKEEEKFNQRFHEYVRMGDLKIFSMEKPECIALKIASALNSRSE; this comes from the coding sequence ATGACAGATTCTATTTTTCTGATAGGACCTGGAGGCGCAGGTAAAAGTACTGTTGGCAAACTTTTGTCTGGTATACTCGGCTATATTTTGATAGATCTTGATAATGAGTTTTGTGATAGAATAATCAACATCAGGGAGTATATAAAAATTCATGGGTACGAGTCTTATCTTGAGCAGAATTCAGCGTTGCTGAAAAAAATGCTTGTTGAGAATAGTCAACATAATACTTTATTTATTCTTTCTTCAGGTTTTTTGTCGACAGACATTCGTGCGGATATAGTCGAAAAGAATAAAAGAATGGTGAGGGAAAATGGTTTTTCTGTTTTACTAATGCCCTCGCCTAACTATAACGAAGCTCTGGAATGCATTATCGACCGACAACTTAACCGTGGCTTTTCTCTGGTCCGAGAAAAAGAAGAAGAAAAATTCAATCAGCGTTTTCATGAGTATGTCAGGATGGGGGATCTAAAAATATTCTCAATGGAAAAACCAGAGTGTATAGCGTTGAAAATAGCAAGTGCACTGAATAGCCGCTCGGAATAG
- a CDS encoding glycosyltransferase family 2 protein, which translates to MITLGYFILYLGILLLLTVSFLNFIRFRQSIFFLKQRKFKTGTMPTITSSRHIILIPALREQERIIPTIEYFLDIIPSGMDISITICTTDKEITDNQHRYTTQEVVEKFIIDHPGIPVFVCNYPDINGSMAHQLNYTIKKYAEAGRLDKKDYISIYNADSRPHKDTFTWVLSQLNGSNEKYVFQQSAVFLRNYSGLSDLSAKAVALYQSCWTLTHEIPRLRRQAEKNSMLSKLSNVHCVGHGLFIRFDILHKMGLFPVETLTEDTYLGYKLRCAGIVIYPVPYIEIGDSPLSMRSALKQKYVWYWGPMLYPYYFFKNLQEEHNIYLKLRSIILACQGILNAVRWIIVGPVIFSVLILPWLLSANILDYILSFISIILYTSLPVLGLPYFIDVLEAASGQDISPVREPWYRVILNLIYAVFHSLLHSIPPFFSLTSALIMIFTGRTPKKPKTDE; encoded by the coding sequence ATGATTACGTTAGGATATTTCATTTTATATTTAGGTATTTTATTACTTTTAACTGTATCATTCCTGAATTTTATTAGATTTAGGCAATCAATTTTTTTCCTTAAACAAAGAAAATTTAAGACTGGGACGATGCCAACAATAACATCATCCAGACATATCATTTTAATTCCAGCTCTAAGAGAACAGGAACGTATCATCCCCACTATTGAATATTTTCTGGATATTATTCCTTCCGGCATGGATATCAGTATAACTATCTGTACCACTGATAAAGAAATTACAGATAATCAACACAGATACACAACGCAGGAGGTAGTGGAAAAATTTATTATTGATCACCCAGGAATTCCAGTTTTTGTATGTAACTATCCAGACATTAATGGAAGCATGGCACATCAGCTTAATTATACCATAAAAAAATATGCTGAAGCAGGACGGTTAGATAAAAAAGACTACATATCCATTTATAATGCAGACTCTCGTCCACATAAAGATACTTTTACATGGGTTTTATCACAGCTAAACGGATCTAATGAAAAATATGTATTTCAGCAGTCCGCCGTTTTCCTACGTAATTATTCAGGCCTATCGGATTTATCGGCAAAAGCAGTTGCTTTATATCAAAGTTGCTGGACACTCACTCACGAAATTCCAAGACTACGAAGACAAGCCGAGAAAAATAGTATGCTCAGTAAATTGTCAAATGTTCACTGTGTTGGACATGGATTATTCATTCGATTTGACATACTGCATAAAATGGGGCTATTTCCGGTAGAAACACTAACCGAAGATACATATCTTGGGTATAAATTACGCTGTGCTGGAATAGTTATATATCCGGTTCCTTATATCGAAATAGGTGATTCCCCATTGAGTATGAGATCAGCATTGAAGCAAAAATATGTCTGGTATTGGGGGCCCATGCTTTATCCTTATTATTTTTTTAAAAATCTTCAGGAAGAACATAATATATACCTCAAATTAAGAAGTATAATTTTGGCATGCCAAGGTATATTAAATGCAGTAAGATGGATAATTGTCGGCCCTGTTATCTTTTCTGTACTGATTCTACCATGGTTACTGAGTGCTAATATATTGGATTATATCTTATCATTTATATCAATAATTCTTTATACCTCATTACCTGTGTTAGGCCTACCTTATTTCATTGATGTCCTTGAAGCCGCGTCAGGTCAGGATATTAGTCCAGTCAGGGAACCATGGTATAGGGTTATCTTAAATCTGATATACGCGGTTTTTCATTCGTTACTACATAGTATCCCACCCTTCTTTTCATTAACCAGTGCTCTCATCATGATCTTTACCGGTCGCACACCAAAGAAGCCTAAAACAGATGAATAA
- a CDS encoding glycosyltransferase family A protein, which produces MNKSREYLLRRHNNDYLKLCIINEANETSDQSTIINVNIVIPLFNGGDIFDITLEYTNFAIKKAKELIPMLHVSVTVVDDGSEKPYAFPSDKSHPDWNIVRLDKNRGRAFSRNTGLQYRTASKYTIFMDADIILYPNAISDFIREMERFSTQNRSCITCGLFHFIYLNTLNKNKISFDISNDFRLNCNYQENWIGCENDREFIGAEFNIIKDTAGWSKWPASGKFGPWTLPNMVLGGLFCVNTHHALSVGGFDDRFSAYGFEETTLATKLIIMKGSFVVPILGGFSKHIEEENGESKRNEKDRLFRRAYDRYFHEFMKEPAIDIHEE; this is translated from the coding sequence ATGAATAAATCCCGGGAATACCTACTCAGACGTCATAATAATGACTATTTAAAATTATGTATTATCAATGAAGCAAATGAAACATCTGATCAATCAACTATAATTAATGTTAACATTGTCATCCCTCTGTTTAATGGAGGAGACATATTTGATATAACACTGGAGTATACAAATTTTGCCATTAAGAAAGCAAAAGAGCTAATTCCCATGTTACATGTTTCAGTTACGGTGGTGGACGATGGTTCAGAAAAACCCTATGCTTTCCCTTCAGATAAATCCCATCCTGACTGGAATATCGTAAGACTCGATAAAAATAGAGGAAGGGCATTTTCAAGAAATACGGGATTGCAGTACCGAACAGCCAGCAAATACACCATTTTTATGGATGCTGATATTATACTTTATCCTAATGCAATTTCAGACTTTATACGTGAAATGGAAAGATTTAGTACACAAAACCGGAGCTGTATTACCTGTGGTCTTTTTCATTTCATCTATTTAAATACGCTTAATAAAAATAAAATCTCTTTTGATATATCTAATGATTTTAGGCTTAACTGTAATTATCAGGAAAACTGGATTGGATGTGAAAATGACAGGGAATTTATTGGGGCTGAATTCAATATAATCAAAGATACGGCGGGTTGGTCAAAATGGCCCGCCAGTGGTAAATTTGGGCCATGGACATTGCCTAATATGGTATTGGGCGGGCTTTTTTGTGTAAATACACACCATGCATTATCAGTCGGTGGGTTTGACGATAGATTTTCTGCTTATGGTTTTGAAGAGACCACACTGGCTACCAAATTGATTATTATGAAAGGTTCATTTGTCGTTCCCATTCTTGGTGGATTCTCAAAGCATATTGAAGAAGAGAATGGTGAGTCCAAGCGTAATGAAAAGGACCGGCTTTTCCGCAGGGCTTATGATCGCTACTTTCATGAGTTTATGAAAGAACCAGCGATAGATATTCATGAGGAATAA